GACGACCCGGGGCTCACTCCCACAGTTCTAGGTATGGAGCTGAGCAAGTTCAGGTCTGCTTTTTCTCCACTGACGGTTTTCCTTCTCAGCGAGCATGGCTGGACCTCGGTCAGGGTGGCCTGATGAAACTGGGAGGAAATGGTGTCCTCGTCAACTGGGCTTGGCACTGTACTCTGGCCCTTTTCGGGTGGCTTCCTGAAACCCCTCTTGAAGCAAGACTTTTTCAGTTTTGCAGAGGCTTCCTGAGACAGACAGATGGGTCAAGGTTTGTCCGAAGCTAATGGACATGCAGCCACGTACAGTGATGTCTCGCTAGGGGGCGCTGTGGGGCCCCAAAGAGGCAAAGGCCTGCTTGAGCTGCAGGCGAAGGGGGAGGCATCTGCTCTCACTCCTGCCCATCGCCTTGACACTCCAGCCCAGACATAACAGAGTTTGCCTCACCCCAGGGCAAGCAGGGCCTGTTCACGACAGCTGGGGACACAGGCCTGTATTGGGTCCGCACCGTTGGCTTTCAGTTGCCCTCACTGGTACTGGCTGGGCAGTTTCCAGGCATCCAGCAGGTGGCACTGCCATCAAGGTTAGGGGCAAGCCAGCgggttctttgtgcctcccaGCTGTCCTGGCTAAGGCTCAGCTCTACCCAAGCACTTAGGACAGAGGGTGGGCAGGCTCCTTCCTGCAGCCCCGCTCTTGGGGTGCTGGGTCCTTCAGCTCTAATAggcaaggaggtgggggggggggggtgggcaaactgtccctgcctcccccagctccctgggGCTGCCCGGGGTGAAGGTGAcaggtgggggaggcaggtggagaaTTGGGCCGGTGAGCTCATGGCAAAGGCGcccagcggggtgggggtgggtaccCTGGCTTATAAAGCCCCTGAGGCCCTGTGGCTTGCAGAGGCTGGTTATAGACGGCACCATGGAGGGCTCTGAGGAGGGCTCTGAGGCGGTGAAGAGGGCCACAGCGCTTATCGAGGAGCGGCTGGcacaggaggaggagaatgaggtaCGGGCACAGGTGTGGGGACCCAAGGGGTTCTAAGGAGATCCAGCTCTACTGTCAAGGGCCACCACATCTGTAGTGGGAAGGAGGGCAGGTGTCCCCAGCGGCCCAATGGCTCCACTCCAGCCTCAGTGGGCTCCTGGTGGAGGAGGTTGCTAGCCGTGGGTGACTGAGGCTTCAACCCCAAGAACTGAGAGACCGCAGGGTGGGCGAGCCACGCGGGGTTCCCGAGACCCTGCCACACACCTAGGCCTCGAGGAGGTGGTCCGGGCTGCACAGAGCGGGACAGCTGAGATGCTGTCTGGGAATGTGGGAGTGTGGGGCCCGGAGATTTCCCACAGCTGctgggtgggaggctggggtgggagagacTCCAGCGTTTGGTCCCTACAGAATAGAGACTGGGAGCAGAGCGAGGAAGGGTGCTGGGAAAGGAAGCACGGGTTTTCCCAGGAGTACCAGCCCCACCTGGGGAGGCCTgtggagcatgtggctctggGCAAATCCATTTTCTCTGGGATAAAGAagttggggggggcagggaggagggtgcaGGCTTGTCTCCTCTTCATTCCATTTAAACTAATTCTCAACTTAAGAGTGCTCTGCCAAGTGCCAGGTGCTGGGAGGAATAAGAGAATCAGTGAGGCCAGCCCCTGCCTCCTTACCAAGCCCACATTCATTTTAGCCAACATCCATCAGGCGCACAGTCCACTAAGAAACAGGCAgttagggcgcctgagtggctcatgtTGCTTAGGTGTCCGACTTGATCCCAGCTCGGGTCTTGATTtcaggggtgtgagttcaagccccatgttgagctccacGCTGGACagggagcctactttaaaaaaaagaaacaggcagagTGTAGACACGGTGAAATAGGGGTGTTCAGTCAGAAGTGAAAGAGCACAAAAGGTGGGTGAGTCGTTCTGACCATGGGTGCTCAAGAACTCTTAGGGGCAGGATGGCATTTGAGTGGGGCCTTCAAGGCTCATGAGCAGAGATCAGGAGGGGAGGAAATTCAGGCTTAGGAAAAGACAGGCACTGAAGCTCAGGTGAGTGACAGTGGGACTGTCCTGAGAAAGTCTGGTAGTAGGAAGGGGTTAAGGCTGGGCACAAACCAGAGGGGGCCCTGGGAAAGATATTTATTCtttgggcagtggggagccactaAGTGTTGCTGAGGGAGGGCAAGTGGCACCATCTGACCTATTTTAGGAAGGCAGCTCTGACAGCCTGAGAAGGACATGTTGGAGGGGAAAGACTGGCCCTAACaggaatgggagggaggagaCCAATCGGTTCAGAGGTAGGCTTGGTTCAAAACAGGAGCGACTGAAGGGgggtgaggaagagggaaggaccAGGACTCTGCTGGAAGAAGAGATGAGACGAGGGGCAAGGGTGGCAAGTTTGTGGGGGAAGGGCTTGGGCTAAACCCGCTGCCGAGTCCTGGCTGGGGCACCCCTGGATCTCCAGGAATGCCGCTTCTCCCCCGGCGCCAGGCAGGTGAGTCATGCCATTTCTGGAGGGCTGCCGCTGGACACAGAGACCTTCAGCAAGGGGACACGGAGCAGCCTTCgtccattcattcacccaacaaatATAGCAGCAGGCTGTCAGGACACTGGGCACCCACAGAGCCCGCCTTCCCACCAAGTGCCtcctacgtgccaggcaccatgctgagcACTGTCCGGGCTTTCTTTCATTTGATCTGTAAAACCATCTATGAAGTAAGGTAGGAGTTTGTTCTGTTGTATTTCACCAACCAGCATccaattcaataaacatttactgagcacttactgtatgtcAGCCCACAAAGACATCTGAAGCAAGGGACTGTAGAGTCGGGGTAAGGCAAGGGTGAGCATGGGAGTCCGTTGTTGTTCCCGCCAGGCCCCAGCCCAGCAAGGTCCTCAGAGGGGAGCCTCTGTGCAGTCTGCACCCCTTTCTTGGcgtgggaggagaaggagaggccGGGAGGCTGCGGCTGGGGCTCTGTTGTGGGAAGCATATCGGGTCAGGTCATCACTGAGGACTTCGGGGTGGACAGAGTTGCTGAGCCCACCTGTCATCATCCacttgcttattcattcatttatcctcCCAACATTCACCGAGTACCTGCTATATGCTAGGCCCTGTCACAGGGACTAGGGTTACCAAGATGATTCAGACCCAAGCCCACCCTCTTGACGGTGGGACCCGGCCAGACCCCACCAGTAGTAGCCGCAGCCCGAGGTCATCCCTCGTTCCTGGAAGAAGATGCAGTGTTTCAGGGGAGGCCGGCGCCGGGACACCTCAAACTATGTAAAGCCAACGCGGAAAAGAGAAGCCAGGGGGCACCAGGACCTCCCCAATGAAGAGCTGGGAAATCAGCGCCCAAAACCGCTCTTGAGGAGTACAATACCGGAGCTCAGTGGCAAATGCAAAAGGCAGCTGAGAGCTCTGTGAGGGTGGCCATTCCTCCCCATCTGGACTCAGCCTCCTCCAACCTGGGCGAATGTTCCGGCGCACAGGCCTTCAGAGGTAGCGGTACAGCACTTCACAAAAAGTGGTTTCCTTGAAAAGAGGAGGAGGCCATGAGGAAGTGGTCCAGGCAAGTCAAAGATACAAATGGTGAGGAGACTTGGCAGGAGTTTCACCCCTATAATTACAATGAGAATAAGGTTAATGCTAAGAGTCCCTTTAAAGTGAAAGCTAGTGAAAAGTGAAGGTGTAACTCCCACCCCTCAGACTCCCTGAGAACAGCAGGTTTCCAGCTCCAGGATATCATGAAGTGgtaaaatctgagaaaaaaaaaaaaaaaaaaaagttggtatcTAACAGAGTTGCCAAAATTTTTTATTGGTATgtgaatctatttaaaaaataactatcaaCTCTTACCACAATTATTTCATCAatgtgaaaaatttaattttttaatgtttatttttaagagagagagagagcgagcgcctgtgggggaggggcagatggagccgggtacagaggatccgaagcgggctctgtgctggcagcagagagccccaggtggggcttgaactcaagaaccatgagatcaccacctgagctaaagtcagacgctcaatcaactgagccacccaggcacccccaaagtgaATTCTTAATGCCAGCAAAGTAAAATCACCATCATCTCAGTGCTTTAAAAAcggaatatatttaatttcatgaaaACTCATTCCAGTAACCCTTAAACTTGTTTTGCTGAGGACCCACAACCATCAAGAGACAGGTGTTTGAGCTGAGGTTGGGGTCAGGGTTGGGTTGGGGAATTATGGGGAGCCCTGCTCTGGCCCGCGGCTCTCCAGTCAGGAGTGGGGCATGGAAGGGATCTGGGGTCACACAGGAGGAGGTCCGTAGGGTGCCCTTGGAGTGGGTTGGGAGAgaggctccctgcctccctggcctGCTGAGGGCAGGTCCTGGAGCATGTCCTCTCCTTGGCTCACCAGAAACTCCTAGGAAAGGCCCAGCAGAAGCTGCCCATGGACATGCTGGTGTTGGAGGATGAGAAGAACCACGGGGCTCCGAGTCTGGCCTTACAAAAGGTTAAGGTAAGTGTCAGGAGAACCCAACCTCTGTGCTTAGGGGACAGGACAGGCAGTTAGGGCTTTGCTGCTCCTAGTGTGGTATGAGAACCAGCATCTCAGCACCCCTGGGAGCGTGTTAGCAATGAAGAATCttagccccaccccagacctggtgagtcagaatctgcatgtGTACAAGATCCCAGGGAATTTATTTTGGAAGCCCCAAGTTATTGAGTGGCCCTACCGCAGGCACCATGCAGGTGTTAAGGGGCTCAGGGAGACTGCGTGTGCGGATTGGAAAGATCTCCATGCTCGTAAGAGAAAAACAGTTTCCCAAGCACTATTGTGGAGGATGATCCCATAGGATGCTTGTCTGAAAGACATCAACCAAGCCATACTAGAATTTACCTCTGGGAGAGAAGGGCTTTCTCTTCATACCTCTtatgtttctgtatttctttctaatattaatcatgtattacttttatcataacacacacacacacacacacacacacacacaaatgaaactGCATGGAAGGAAAGCTGAGGATTCATACTCCGCTCAGAAGGCCTGGGCTAAGGATTGCCTCTGAGATTCTCTCATCCTACCCTTCACCTACGTGAAGCCTTGAAGCTGGTAGCTCTTACGCAGTCCCCTCAAGTCTCCCCTTGTCCCCTGATCTGAGCCATCTGTGTCCCTGTCTCATCTGCTTCTTCTAGTcctggattctttctcccttgagAAGCTCTCCCtatcctcctcccccagctcagcTCAGGGTCCCCAAGCCCCCAGCATGGGGGTTGATGAACCCCCCTCCATGCAGGGTCAAGAGCGTGTGCGCAAGACATCACTAGACCTTCGGCGGGAGATCATCGATGTGGGTGGGATCCAGAACCTCATCGAGCTGCGGAAAAAACGCAAGCAGAAAAAGCGGGAAGCACTGACTGCCCCCCAGGAGCCACCTCCAGAGCCTGAGGAGATCGTAAGGGTCCTGGGGCGGGGGAAACACCTGTGTTgtcaggggcggggtgggggtgggcagggggcctCTGATCACTACAGAGCAGCCCTCCACGACTAGATTCATGCCTTCCAGACTGGACCTGTGGACGAGGAGACATTCCTGAAAGCAGCAGTGGAGGGGAAAATGAAGGTCATTGAGAAATTCCTGGCCGATGGGGGTTCCCCGGACACCTGTGATCAGGTGATAGTCCTACCTGCACCTGTGCCTGCCTCCCTTTCAGagctgccacccccacccctcccacttgTGGACCTGTTTGAGAACAGGCATTGGGTGTCCTTTAGAAAGGGGTCTTTAGAAGATTTGGGATGTCCTCTTGCCCGTGCGGGAACTTATCTAAATCTTTAGGCCCTTTTCAAGTTGAACCACCTCCAAGGAAACAAATGTCAGGTGGTCCTTtagggaagaaagaggaatagagttaaatttaaaaagacaaaacgaAGAATTTGAGGCTCAAATCCCATCTGTACGGGACCTTAGCTATGAGACCATTGCTAGGTTCATTACCTCTCCATGCCTAAGTTTCCTTCCCTATAAAATGGCCTATTTCCCTCAGAGAATGTCATGGGGATCAAACAGAATATTAATGCCTTAATAAGTCATTattgaatgaaggaaaaaactaTAAAGCACATACTAGgaaatgatattatttttgtgttgCATTATATAATATGcttccctttaaaaattatttttattttattgtggaaTACATATAGCATGAAATggccattttaattttgtttaatgtttatttttgagagagagagagagacagagcgtgcacgggggaagggcagagagagagagggagacacagaatctgaagtaggctacAGACtcggagctatcagcacagagcccgacacagggctcgaactcacaagatgtgagatcatgacctgagccgaagtcagacgcttaactgactgagtcacccaaacgcccccattttagccattttaagtgcacaattcagAGGCATTAATTACATCCACcatgttgtgcaatcatcacaacaattttcaaaacatttccatcatccatCACACTTCGTTTTGTTTTCCCTGAAAACTGCCTCTTTCACACTTGGTACGGTGCTCTTTCAAACTCATATCCCAGGATTAAGCAAGTTTATGGTCACTCCCTTCAGCCTGTATCATTGTGGGCTTAGACTGCATGGCCTTTCCATTCTTTAGACTCTGGAATCTGAATCCTCTCGGTCTATCCAAGCACCTCCTGTCCCTGAGCACTGTACCAGGTGCTGGGGTGAGGCGAGGGGGGTGTGTTAAAAAGGAAAGACCAGGGTTGAGGGTAGAGGGAGATTGGTGTATAGCCAGATCTTTAGACTATGGAAAGATATGCCCCATGGCTTGAGTGTTTCAAAAGATCAAAGCAAACTGCTGAAACTCGTTCCTTCTTTGGATCAGTCATTTGTGTGCACCTGCTCATTCTGGCCCTGGGCTAGGCACTGAGGAGAAGCAGAGTCTAGTAAGGCTTGGCTTGCCTTTCAACACCCTCTCACCATGGAAGGTTCTCTGGGTCACCCAAGGCACAGCTCTGGCCCAGAGGTTTCAAGATGATGGCACTTGAGTTGCCTTGCCTCTTGAAGGAGTAGCAAGAATTCATCAAGCACTCACAGGAAGTGAGGGCAAAATAggcattcctggcagagggaacagcctgtGCCAAGGCCCAGCGTGACATGCTTGGGAGAGGGCACATTGAGAAGGTCAGAGTTCCCAGGGCATTAGAGGGCTCCGCAGCTGGTCTAGATAGAACATGAAAGAGCTGGCAGGACATGGAAGATAGGGGGACCGAGCATAGGGGTCAGAATCGAACTGGGTTAAGTCCTGGGTCTTAGCCTGGGGCCAGAGATCAGGCCCTGACAGTCTCTCTGGGGACAGTTCCGCCGGACAGCATTGCATCGAGCTTCCCTGGAAGGCCACATGGAGATCCTGGAGAAGCTTCTGGAGAGTGGGGCTACTGTGGACTTCCAGGATCGGGTGAGCTATAGAGCAGGTATTGGGCGGGAGGTAGGAGGTAGGCCCAGCACCAACAGACCCCCTCTTCCCGTAAACCTGTGCCAACCTGGAAGACACTCTTGCTTCCTCAGGGGCCAGGCCTCATCTCTAGCAGATTGTATGACCTGGGGCCACCCTTCGTTAATTTGGCATGGACCTGAGGGTTCTCCTGCTCTGCTTGGTCCATAGCCCAGGCATAGGCatgccccagccccttccctgccctctttcCCTCGATTCCTCCCACCCTCTTGGCTGGGGTCCTTTCCCCTAGGCTCCTTTCTTCCCTAAAGCCCCATCTTTCCCTTCTAGCTGGACTGCACGGCCATGCATTGGGCCTGCCGTGGGGGCCACTTGGAGGTGGTAAAACTCCTGCAAAGCCGAGGAGGAGACACCAACATAAGAGATAAGGTGGGGCAATAATGCTCACAGATATTAGGGTAGCTGGAGGGGGAGGTCAAGAAGCAGAGAACAGAAAAGCCCAGTAGGGCAGGACGGTAATGAGCTAGTCTggtttctagagtggctgcagaGCCCAGGGAGG
The genomic region above belongs to Felis catus isolate Fca126 chromosome D2, F.catus_Fca126_mat1.0, whole genome shotgun sequence and contains:
- the ANKRD2 gene encoding LOW QUALITY PROTEIN: ankyrin repeat domain-containing protein 2 (The sequence of the model RefSeq protein was modified relative to this genomic sequence to represent the inferred CDS: deleted 1 base in 1 codon) — translated: MAKAPSGVGVGTLAYKAPEALWLAEAVIDGTMEGSEEGSEAVKRATALIEERLAQEEENEKLLGKAQQKLPMDMLVLEDEKNHGAPSLALQKVKGQERVRKTSLDLRREIIDVGGIQNLIELRKKRKQKKREALTAPQEPPPEPEEITGPVDEETFLKAAVEGKMKVIEKFLADGGSPDTCDQFRRTALHRASLEGHMEILEKLLESGATVDFQDRLDCTAMHWACRGGHLEVVKLLQSRGGDTNIRDKLLSTPLHVAVRTGQVEIVQHFLSLGMDINAKDREGDSALHDAVRLNRYKIIKLLLLHGADMMTKNLAGKTPTDLVQLWQADTRQALEHPDPGAEQNGLEGPAESVQETPQPVPAQ